From a region of the Armatimonadota bacterium genome:
- a CDS encoding prepilin-type N-terminal cleavage/methylation domain-containing protein encodes MRAKRAFTLIELLVVIAIIAILAAILFPVYARAKAAAKQTACMSNLKQVGTAILLYMADYDDLFPNAVDAADKLHPEIWAAHPDFMALIPDMPMMHELLQGYLRNYEVFQCPSDVGSQVLDTHPDMTFPASPTMYAQYGLSYMYRTEITFRRLSQTQLEDVAGVNVLFDGGGHWHPNKAALMIDDGNALVESKLHDYRYNILYGDMHVRSVRYDALQQAWATPL; translated from the coding sequence ATGCGAGCAAAACGTGCGTTCACTTTGATCGAGCTGCTGGTCGTCATCGCGATCATCGCGATTCTGGCAGCGATCCTGTTTCCCGTGTATGCGAGGGCCAAGGCTGCGGCCAAGCAGACCGCCTGTATGAGCAACCTAAAGCAGGTTGGCACGGCGATCCTGCTGTACATGGCGGACTACGACGACCTGTTTCCAAACGCAGTGGATGCGGCGGACAAGCTCCACCCGGAGATCTGGGCGGCTCACCCCGACTTCATGGCGCTAATTCCGGATATGCCGATGATGCACGAGCTTTTGCAGGGCTATCTCAGAAATTACGAGGTCTTTCAATGTCCATCGGACGTTGGATCGCAAGTGCTCGACACGCACCCGGACATGACGTTTCCCGCGAGCCCGACCATGTACGCGCAGTACGGCCTCAGCTACATGTACCGGACGGAAATCACGTTTCGGCGTCTGAGCCAGACCCAGTTGGAAGATGTCGCCGGGGTGAATGTGCTGTTTGACGGCGGCGGACATTGGCATCCGAATAAAGCAGCGCTTATGATCGACGATGGGAATGCGCTCGTCGAAAGCAAGCTGCACGACTATCGGTACAACATTCTTTACGGCGACATGCACGTCAGGTCCGTTCGGTATGACGCTCTCCAGCAGGCCTGGGCAACACCGCTTTGA
- a CDS encoding amidohydrolase family protein — MTLRPYGIVIDGRLELGLEVVIDESGTIDELRPHNGAPEPYVLSPAFVNAHSHFEYRGLLGQIDESSYFDWIAALTRLKRGQDLKAVREDCLLAAAENRSTGVGFVCEHSDRPFSGEALASSGPEGIIFQEVITFGDQGDPARKLEAVAENVRKNAVLFKGEIHMSPHAPWSVDPATLQTLAEAGGRISIHVAESVHENDYFRFGRGPIAELCADAGMEHPQGVRVVSLLSDLGFMRPGVQFVHACDVDHDEVALIAESSVTVAHCPRSNEALNCPRAPVRELLDAGVSVGLGLDSAASSGSIDMFAEMRAAVDVAAERGGPLTPEEVWRMATCMGAESVWLEGWDIAVGQAAPLIKILVEDAEHIGDLIAEGAPDRIEWVSTGIRN, encoded by the coding sequence TTGACACTTCGACCGTACGGCATCGTAATCGATGGACGCCTTGAGCTCGGCCTCGAGGTCGTGATCGACGAGTCTGGCACGATCGACGAGCTGAGGCCGCACAACGGCGCCCCCGAGCCGTACGTCTTGTCGCCCGCGTTCGTAAACGCGCATTCACACTTCGAATACCGGGGCTTGCTCGGCCAGATCGACGAGAGTTCCTATTTTGATTGGATCGCGGCGTTGACAAGGCTGAAGCGCGGGCAGGACCTTAAAGCTGTTCGCGAAGACTGTCTGCTGGCGGCTGCCGAAAACAGATCGACCGGGGTTGGATTTGTATGCGAGCACTCCGACCGGCCGTTTTCAGGCGAGGCGCTGGCGTCGTCTGGTCCAGAGGGGATCATTTTTCAGGAGGTGATAACATTCGGCGACCAAGGAGACCCGGCGCGAAAGTTGGAGGCGGTCGCTGAAAACGTTCGTAAGAACGCGGTCTTGTTCAAGGGTGAGATACACATGAGTCCCCACGCGCCGTGGTCGGTCGATCCCGCGACGCTCCAGACTCTTGCAGAGGCCGGCGGGCGCATCAGCATCCACGTTGCGGAATCGGTGCACGAGAACGACTACTTCCGCTTCGGCAGAGGACCGATCGCCGAGCTTTGCGCCGACGCCGGGATGGAGCACCCACAGGGTGTGCGCGTGGTTTCTCTATTGTCGGATCTCGGCTTTATGAGGCCGGGCGTACAGTTCGTGCATGCCTGCGACGTTGATCACGACGAGGTCGCCCTCATTGCCGAATCGAGCGTGACCGTCGCGCACTGCCCGCGCTCGAACGAGGCGCTGAACTGCCCTCGCGCGCCGGTTCGCGAACTGCTGGACGCTGGCGTTTCCGTCGGCCTCGGCCTCGACTCGGCGGCCAGTTCGGGGAGTATCGACATGTTCGCCGAGATGCGAGCGGCCGTAGACGTTGCTGCGGAGCGAGGCGGGCCGCTGACGCCGGAAGAGGTTTGGAGAATGGCCACATGCATGGGTGCGGAGTCAGTCTGGCTCGAAGGCTGGGATATCGCGGTCGGGCAGGCGGCTCCACTGATCAAGATCCTTGTCGAGGACGCGGAGCATATCGGAGATTTGATCGCCGAGGGTGCGCCGGATCGTATCGAATGGGTGAGCACGGGCATTCGCAATTAG
- a CDS encoding MGMT family protein, producing the protein MGEHGHSQLDQLWAVVRSIPAGRVASYGAVGRALENPASGFMVGRWMASCPEDGVPWWRVVNKRGELPIAKRDPRMALDQRARLEAECVAFDGDFIVQSAFWEP; encoded by the coding sequence ATGGGTGAGCACGGGCATTCGCAATTAGATCAGCTTTGGGCAGTCGTCCGGTCGATTCCGGCTGGTCGCGTCGCGAGCTATGGGGCGGTCGGACGCGCGCTGGAGAATCCCGCGTCCGGGTTCATGGTGGGGCGGTGGATGGCGAGCTGTCCGGAGGACGGGGTTCCGTGGTGGCGGGTCGTGAACAAGCGCGGTGAGCTGCCGATCGCCAAGCGCGATCCTCGCATGGCCCTGGATCAGCGCGCGCGTTTGGAGGCCGAATGCGTGGCGTTCGACGGCGATTTCATCGTGCAGTCGGCTTTTTGGGAGCCGTAA
- a CDS encoding dicarboxylate/amino acid:cation symporter, whose amino-acid sequence MHDKRFGLKVMIGIVLGIGLGLALTLIVPVGVQPGDVLRATLSDGTYVNVKITTAADDPKGTEPSTATVVEAEERDDYPSYEIAFASPVTVIGKSLENAQAELSRSAGVTFESAEVTKRDKVVVRPGATEIVYIVGQIFIRMLKMLVIPLIIATVLIGIASLGNIKKLGRLGKQAALWYVGTMLVAVAIGVTYVNLINPGEPLIEAWSEDAGEIAIASMSPADMILKTIPTNPIDAIARGDIVAILFFIIIFALAMLKLGKRRVAPVFNFFEGLNDIIYMLIGWVLTMAPIGVGCLIAESIGTQDFGYLGIISKGLGLFALTLTLSLATHFIFLMIMVKTVGKYNPFTFLRHFSPALATAFGSSSSSATLPVTMTCVAKTGVSKRISNFVLPVGATLNMDGTALFEAIAVLFFAQAFGHSLGLGGQVTVALTSIVAAMGAAGIPSAGLVTMTVVLSAVGLPVTKISFLWAIDRPLDMMRTVVNITGDAVTARVIQTLNPDIKAEEDDLYERYEEVEPEAADDD is encoded by the coding sequence ATGCACGACAAGCGTTTTGGCCTCAAAGTCATGATCGGCATCGTCCTCGGCATCGGTCTCGGACTGGCGCTTACGCTGATCGTTCCGGTAGGCGTCCAACCCGGCGACGTCCTGCGCGCCACGCTCAGCGACGGCACGTACGTCAACGTAAAGATCACCACGGCTGCCGACGACCCCAAGGGCACGGAACCATCGACCGCGACAGTAGTAGAGGCCGAAGAGAGAGATGACTACCCGTCGTACGAGATTGCGTTTGCCAGCCCGGTAACAGTCATCGGCAAGTCGCTGGAGAACGCGCAGGCCGAGCTGAGTCGATCAGCCGGCGTAACGTTCGAGTCCGCCGAGGTCACGAAACGAGACAAGGTGGTCGTGCGGCCTGGTGCCACAGAGATCGTCTACATCGTCGGTCAAATCTTCATCCGTATGTTGAAGATGCTCGTCATCCCGCTGATCATCGCGACCGTGTTGATCGGCATCGCCAGCCTCGGGAACATCAAGAAGCTCGGACGGCTAGGCAAGCAGGCGGCGCTCTGGTACGTCGGCACGATGCTGGTCGCCGTCGCTATCGGAGTGACCTACGTCAACCTCATCAATCCGGGCGAACCGTTGATCGAAGCGTGGAGCGAAGACGCCGGCGAAATCGCGATCGCCAGCATGAGTCCAGCGGACATGATCCTCAAGACGATCCCGACGAACCCGATCGACGCGATCGCAAGGGGGGACATCGTCGCAATCCTGTTCTTCATCATCATATTCGCGCTGGCGATGCTCAAGCTCGGCAAGCGCCGCGTGGCGCCGGTGTTCAACTTCTTCGAGGGGCTGAACGACATCATATACATGCTCATCGGATGGGTGTTGACGATGGCGCCGATCGGCGTCGGCTGCCTGATCGCCGAGTCGATCGGCACGCAGGACTTCGGATATCTGGGCATCATATCGAAGGGGCTTGGACTGTTCGCTCTCACTCTCACCCTCAGCCTCGCCACCCACTTCATCTTCCTGATGATCATGGTCAAAACGGTCGGAAAATACAATCCGTTCACGTTCCTGAGGCATTTCAGTCCTGCCCTCGCGACCGCGTTCGGATCAAGCAGCTCCAGCGCGACGCTGCCGGTAACGATGACCTGCGTCGCCAAGACCGGTGTGTCCAAGCGCATCAGCAACTTCGTTCTTCCTGTCGGCGCAACGCTGAACATGGATGGCACGGCGCTTTTCGAGGCGATCGCAGTGCTGTTCTTCGCCCAAGCCTTCGGCCACAGCCTCGGCCTCGGAGGTCAGGTGACCGTTGCGCTTACGAGCATCGTGGCCGCTATGGGCGCGGCAGGGATTCCATCCGCCGGACTCGTGACGATGACCGTCGTTCTGAGCGCCGTCGGCCTTCCAGTGACGAAGATCTCGTTCCTCTGGGCGATCGACCGACCGCTCGACATGATGCGCACGGTGGTCAACATCACCGGCGACGCCGTGACCGCGCGCGTCATACAGACTTTGAATCCGGACATCAAGGCCGAAGAGGACGACCTGTACGAGCGGTACGAAGAGGTCGAGCCAGAGGCCGCTGACGACGACTAG
- the tgt gene encoding tRNA guanosine(34) transglycosylase Tgt, protein MVKYELIKAGEQTRARLGRLHTPHGAVDTPCFLPVATSGAVKTIDSGDVERLGFGMLLANTYHLELRPGSERIERLGGLHKFMSWERPILTDSGGYQVMSLAKSRKISDEGVRFRSHLDGNEMFLTPERAIEIQARLGVDICMALDECPSHPCDKSEVGRAMERTHDWAARCLESRCDGQAVFGILQGGVHEDLRRRSVDAVCAMDFDGFAIGGVSVGESTDLQRPVVEYTAPLLPPDKARYLMGVGHPQDIIHAVACGIDMFDCVLPTRLARHHCLYTLQGRVNIAAAKWADHDGPVDPDSVFPATERYSAAYLRHLFNIDEPLAQRLATLHNLAFYARLMQEIRQAIEESSWPALVQRYANA, encoded by the coding sequence ATGGTGAAGTACGAACTGATCAAGGCAGGCGAGCAGACCAGGGCTAGGCTCGGGCGACTGCACACGCCACATGGCGCTGTCGATACACCTTGCTTCTTGCCGGTGGCGACTAGCGGCGCGGTGAAGACGATCGACTCTGGCGACGTTGAGCGTCTCGGCTTCGGCATGCTGCTCGCCAACACTTACCACCTGGAGCTTCGGCCTGGGTCGGAGAGGATCGAACGACTCGGCGGGCTTCACAAGTTCATGAGTTGGGAGCGCCCCATACTGACGGACTCCGGCGGGTACCAGGTCATGAGTCTCGCCAAGAGCCGGAAGATCAGCGACGAAGGCGTGCGGTTTCGCTCGCACCTCGACGGCAACGAGATGTTCCTGACGCCCGAGCGCGCGATTGAAATACAGGCGCGGCTTGGAGTGGACATCTGCATGGCGCTCGACGAGTGCCCGTCGCACCCGTGCGACAAATCCGAGGTTGGGCGCGCGATGGAGCGAACGCACGATTGGGCAGCTCGATGCCTTGAATCGCGATGCGACGGGCAAGCGGTTTTCGGCATCCTGCAGGGCGGCGTCCACGAAGACTTGCGGCGTCGATCCGTTGACGCAGTCTGCGCCATGGACTTCGATGGCTTCGCGATCGGCGGCGTGTCGGTCGGGGAGTCAACCGACCTGCAACGCCCGGTCGTCGAATACACCGCCCCGCTGCTGCCGCCCGACAAGGCCCGGTACTTGATGGGCGTCGGACACCCGCAAGATATCATTCACGCGGTCGCCTGCGGAATCGACATGTTCGACTGCGTACTGCCGACGAGGCTGGCGCGTCACCACTGCCTCTACACCCTTCAGGGCCGCGTGAACATCGCAGCTGCCAAGTGGGCCGACCACGACGGCCCCGTCGATCCCGATTCGGTCTTCCCTGCTACCGAACGGTACTCGGCCGCATACTTGAGGCACCTGTTCAACATCGACGAGCCGCTCGCCCAACGGCTGGCTACGTTGCACAACCTGGCGTTCTACGCCCGTCTGATGCAGGAAATCCGCCAGGCGATCGAAGAATCTTCGTGGCCTGCGCTGGTTCAGCGATATGCGAACGCCTGA
- the der gene encoding ribosome biogenesis GTPase Der, whose amino-acid sequence MSASYPTVVIVGRPNVGKSTLFNRMAGRRIAVIDDKPGITRDRLYAECDHHGRQYQLVDTGGILFGDDDPLVEQIRVQVEVALSDADIVLFMVDADTGIAPADWDLAERLRGFDRQIIVVVNKVDSEGREDLVHEFHALGFENLVGISSIHGRGVDDLLTSIVEGLPKIGEHAESTALRLAIIGRPNVGKSSILNALAGEDRVIVSEIPGTTRDAIDMDIVHKGQAFRLIDTAGIRRKGKIQGSIEYYMVLRATRALARADCALVLIDGKDGLTDGDKRVAKISHDLGKPCVFAVNKWDLVEPPTGDLGKRTAIKKDFIRIIREEAPEMSYVPIRFTSAKEETGLDGIMKAVTKAIENWSTRIPTGKLNRIIQDALYEKPLTRKGRTVKVFYATQPEERPPVFVLFCNDTELMHFSYVRFIENRIREEYPMVGTPIRLVTRSSRERD is encoded by the coding sequence ATGTCCGCCAGTTACCCCACCGTCGTGATCGTCGGGCGCCCGAACGTCGGCAAGAGCACGCTGTTCAATCGAATGGCGGGGCGGCGCATCGCCGTGATCGACGACAAGCCTGGGATCACGAGGGACCGGCTTTACGCCGAGTGCGATCACCACGGACGCCAGTATCAGCTAGTCGATACAGGCGGAATCCTCTTCGGGGACGACGACCCTCTTGTAGAGCAGATTCGCGTCCAGGTCGAGGTTGCTCTCAGCGACGCGGACATCGTTCTGTTCATGGTCGACGCCGACACGGGTATTGCCCCGGCAGACTGGGACCTGGCGGAGCGTTTGCGCGGTTTTGACCGGCAGATCATAGTCGTCGTGAACAAGGTCGACAGCGAGGGAAGGGAGGACCTCGTACACGAGTTCCATGCGCTCGGATTTGAGAACCTCGTCGGGATCAGCTCGATCCACGGTCGCGGCGTGGACGACTTGCTCACCTCTATCGTCGAAGGTTTGCCGAAGATCGGCGAGCACGCGGAGAGCACCGCGCTACGGCTGGCGATCATCGGCCGGCCCAATGTCGGTAAGTCTTCGATCCTGAACGCTTTGGCGGGGGAAGATCGAGTTATCGTCAGCGAGATTCCGGGAACGACCCGCGACGCGATCGACATGGACATAGTACACAAAGGGCAGGCGTTTCGGCTGATCGATACAGCTGGGATTCGGCGGAAGGGGAAGATCCAGGGAAGCATCGAGTACTACATGGTGCTGCGCGCGACACGGGCTCTTGCGCGCGCGGACTGCGCTCTGGTCTTGATCGACGGCAAAGACGGGTTGACGGACGGCGACAAGCGCGTGGCGAAGATCTCGCACGACCTGGGCAAGCCGTGCGTCTTCGCAGTGAACAAGTGGGACTTGGTGGAGCCTCCGACGGGCGATCTTGGCAAGCGCACAGCCATCAAGAAAGACTTCATCAGGATTATCAGGGAGGAGGCGCCGGAGATGTCGTACGTGCCCATACGGTTCACGAGCGCCAAGGAGGAGACCGGCCTCGACGGCATCATGAAGGCCGTAACAAAAGCGATCGAGAACTGGTCTACGCGCATTCCGACCGGCAAGCTGAACCGCATCATCCAGGACGCGCTGTACGAGAAGCCGCTGACGCGCAAAGGCCGCACGGTCAAGGTGTTCTACGCGACGCAGCCCGAAGAGCGTCCACCTGTGTTCGTGCTGTTCTGCAACGATACCGAGCTGATGCACTTTTCGTACGTGCGGTTTATCGAGAACCGGATTCGGGAGGAGTACCCTATGGTTGGAACTCCGATCAGGCTCGTCACCAGGTCCAGCAGGGAAAGGGACTGA
- the grpE gene encoding nucleotide exchange factor GrpE yields MLPEDTKQESNQAAKPDEAETKEPATAEPEPAVDPNVALIEQLTGECDSLKDELLRTMAEAQNIQKRLREQHRQALQFASEPLVQQILPVLDDLERALAAQKGGASDKNLRRGFEQIERQLRKALKTVNVEKLNVLGKKFDPNMHEAVTTIDSDEHEDETVAAEIQPGYKMLDRVIRPAKVQVVKKQ; encoded by the coding sequence TTGCTGCCAGAAGACACCAAACAGGAAAGTAATCAAGCCGCCAAGCCAGACGAAGCAGAAACTAAAGAGCCTGCGACCGCTGAGCCGGAACCTGCGGTAGATCCGAACGTTGCGCTGATCGAGCAGCTGACCGGCGAGTGCGACTCTTTGAAGGACGAGCTGCTGCGGACGATGGCCGAAGCCCAGAACATCCAAAAGCGTTTGCGCGAGCAGCATCGGCAGGCGCTTCAGTTCGCGAGCGAGCCGCTGGTCCAGCAGATACTGCCAGTGCTGGACGATCTAGAGCGGGCTTTGGCAGCGCAAAAGGGTGGCGCGTCGGATAAAAACCTTCGCCGGGGCTTTGAGCAGATCGAACGGCAGTTGCGCAAGGCGCTGAAGACGGTAAACGTCGAGAAGTTGAACGTGCTTGGCAAAAAGTTTGACCCGAACATGCATGAAGCGGTGACGACGATCGACTCGGACGAGCACGAAGACGAAACCGTGGCCGCTGAAATTCAACCGGGGTACAAAATGCTGGATCGCGTGATTCGACCGGCAAAGGTTCAGGTCGTCAAGAAGCAGTGA
- the glmM gene encoding phosphoglucosamine mutase, which produces MKREHFGTDGVRGVANEKLTPEFCMRLGRAAGRWLLEQGGEPRAVIGRDTRRSGPMLGASFAAGLCAVGVDVEALGVVPTGCISYVARTQGFGLGGVISASHNPAPDNGIKLMGCDGRKLSEEAELRIERFMDADGLPCPTGGGVGWLNASAELTAAYSEFLIGLLPERLDGMKLAVDTANGAAYAMAPKMLRELGAEVVTLGDEPDGMNINRECGATSPEAVQKLVCDTGADLGISFDGDADRAVFCDETGRLINGDRTMAIWCVHWGDSSRFDPKVVVGTVMSNGGFEQYLNASGIQLVRTPVGDKHIGARLVELGGKIGGEQSGHIIFSEHAPTGDGLVTALELLRVIRREGRPASSYVAAFDNWPQTLINVAVDNCGDWESRPEIVDALSRAEEALAGRGRVVVRASGTQPLIRVMVEADDAALRDSEASRIVAALKSALNGSVYSQVDLTHALGD; this is translated from the coding sequence GTGAAGCGCGAGCATTTTGGTACCGATGGAGTGCGAGGCGTCGCCAACGAAAAGCTGACGCCCGAGTTCTGTATGCGACTGGGTCGCGCAGCCGGACGCTGGCTGCTCGAGCAAGGCGGTGAGCCGAGAGCTGTGATCGGGAGGGACACGCGCAGGAGCGGGCCGATGTTGGGCGCGTCGTTCGCAGCTGGGCTCTGTGCCGTCGGCGTGGACGTCGAGGCGCTCGGTGTCGTTCCTACCGGGTGCATCAGTTACGTCGCCCGCACGCAGGGGTTCGGCCTGGGCGGCGTGATCAGCGCCAGCCACAACCCTGCGCCTGACAACGGAATCAAGCTGATGGGCTGTGACGGTCGCAAGTTGTCAGAAGAAGCGGAACTGCGAATCGAACGGTTCATGGACGCGGACGGTCTGCCGTGTCCGACCGGCGGAGGCGTCGGTTGGCTCAACGCCTCCGCAGAACTGACCGCCGCGTATTCAGAGTTCCTGATCGGGCTGCTGCCCGAGCGGCTGGACGGGATGAAACTGGCGGTCGATACCGCGAACGGCGCCGCTTACGCCATGGCGCCCAAGATGCTCAGAGAGCTTGGCGCCGAGGTTGTGACCTTGGGAGATGAGCCTGACGGCATGAACATCAATCGGGAGTGCGGGGCGACGAGTCCAGAAGCTGTACAGAAGCTCGTCTGCGATACCGGTGCGGACCTGGGAATCTCGTTTGACGGCGACGCCGACAGGGCCGTCTTTTGCGACGAGACCGGTCGGCTGATCAACGGCGATCGGACGATGGCGATCTGGTGCGTTCACTGGGGCGATTCCAGCCGGTTCGATCCAAAGGTCGTCGTCGGCACCGTGATGAGCAACGGGGGCTTCGAGCAGTACCTGAACGCTTCAGGCATCCAGCTCGTGCGCACCCCGGTCGGCGACAAGCATATCGGCGCTCGATTGGTCGAACTCGGCGGCAAGATCGGCGGTGAGCAGAGCGGTCACATCATTTTTTCCGAACACGCGCCAACGGGAGATGGGCTCGTTACCGCGCTCGAACTTCTGAGAGTCATCCGGCGCGAGGGGCGTCCAGCATCGTCATACGTCGCAGCGTTCGACAATTGGCCGCAAACCTTGATCAACGTCGCGGTCGACAACTGCGGCGATTGGGAGTCGCGTCCGGAAATTGTAGACGCTCTCAGTAGAGCCGAGGAGGCGCTTGCCGGCAGAGGGCGCGTCGTCGTGCGGGCTAGCGGCACACAGCCGTTGATACGTGTAATGGTCGAGGCGGACGACGCCGCGCTGAGGGACAGCGAGGCATCGAGAATCGTCGCCGCGCTGAAGTCTGCGCTGAACGGCAGCGTCTACAGCCAAGTGGATCTCACTCATGCTTTGGGCGATTGA
- a CDS encoding type III pantothenate kinase produces MLWAIDVGNTQTVVGLHDGSGWKHVWRVQTQREGTEDEFGSTMHSLCSLSGVAFEADGLVAASVVPALDRTLERFAERWLKAPIRMLSSGEQVGLPVDYSPEHAVGADRIANAIAALEISDPPVVVVDFGTATTIDCVDATGCYAGGAILAGVDVSAGALAAHTAKLPEIDLRAPSTVIGKNTRHSLQSGIMLGHAGAVNSLVRRTVDELGGTAKVIGTGGHCEAFRDLCPTIDLIVPNLTLDGLVIAWHRLGFD; encoded by the coding sequence ATGCTTTGGGCGATTGACGTTGGCAATACTCAGACCGTCGTCGGATTGCACGACGGGTCAGGCTGGAAGCACGTTTGGCGAGTCCAGACGCAGCGCGAAGGCACGGAGGACGAATTCGGCTCGACCATGCACAGCTTGTGCTCGCTATCCGGAGTTGCGTTCGAAGCGGATGGCCTGGTAGCGGCGTCCGTCGTTCCTGCTCTTGATCGCACGCTGGAGCGGTTTGCCGAGCGTTGGCTCAAGGCTCCTATTCGGATGCTTAGCTCTGGGGAGCAGGTCGGTCTGCCGGTGGATTACTCGCCGGAACACGCGGTCGGCGCTGACCGCATCGCCAACGCGATCGCGGCTCTTGAAATCAGCGATCCGCCTGTCGTCGTCGTCGACTTCGGCACTGCGACGACGATCGACTGCGTCGATGCGACCGGCTGTTACGCGGGCGGTGCGATTCTGGCAGGCGTCGATGTCTCGGCCGGTGCGCTAGCAGCGCATACGGCGAAGTTGCCAGAGATCGACTTGCGTGCGCCGAGCACCGTAATCGGCAAGAATACAAGGCACTCGCTACAGTCTGGAATCATGCTCGGTCACGCGGGCGCAGTGAACAGCTTGGTGCGGCGGACGGTCGATGAGCTGGGCGGCACAGCGAAAGTCATCGGCACGGGAGGGCATTGTGAGGCGTTCCGAGACCTGTGTCCCACGATCGATCTAATCGTGCCGAACCTAACTCTTGACGGGCTCGTCATCGCTTGGCACAGGCTCGGGTTCGACTAG
- a CDS encoding caspase family protein: MRRLLCILALASASGLALGQAWSDHYESALQSAGRGDWTSARESFLAAVALRPEDQSRPTTLPSPVPAPKRWRDGSPYSPNFGAAYCGYRQGLKVAGDNGRQLLAKMGEELEVLLAKNQHSPQTYYFLTRIYSEVRDVARLDVLEATFIAMRDSLTWKVDTSFVSPEEVAAITALTPTKSGATSGRSSPPTRVISAADLGTGGRVSTNIGAAQLSGTEDTLAGRVQVVPTKFALIIGNSESRMEEHKLSFAGANALLIREALVQHAGYDEANVDIVMNATANQIRVSAEALAERIGNDGTVLIYFTGAGFNVGGKDYYAGVDAESPLATSNMVAVSDVYGMFLARGARIFAFSEASRKKVDGRFFGMEIPMVGAIAQSQATIGGEEVFGIIEGGKEIGLYSRAFASILFEFRSNQVPITEFAWQVYNSIRSGGVGTTGGGSQQTPTLPVLINLATDARF; encoded by the coding sequence ATGAGACGCCTCCTCTGCATCCTCGCTCTGGCCAGCGCCTCCGGCCTTGCTCTAGGCCAGGCCTGGAGCGACCACTACGAGTCAGCTCTGCAGTCAGCCGGACGCGGGGACTGGACCTCCGCGCGCGAGTCGTTCCTTGCGGCGGTGGCACTGCGCCCCGAGGACCAATCGAGGCCGACGACCCTGCCAAGCCCAGTTCCGGCTCCTAAGCGTTGGCGCGATGGCTCGCCGTATTCGCCAAACTTCGGCGCGGCTTACTGCGGGTATCGACAAGGGCTCAAAGTAGCAGGCGACAACGGCCGACAGCTGCTGGCGAAGATGGGCGAAGAGTTGGAGGTGTTGTTGGCCAAAAACCAACACAGCCCGCAAACGTACTACTTCCTCACCAGGATTTACTCCGAAGTCCGCGACGTGGCTCGATTGGACGTTCTTGAAGCCACGTTCATCGCGATGCGCGATTCCTTGACCTGGAAGGTCGACACCAGCTTTGTATCTCCGGAGGAAGTCGCAGCGATCACCGCACTGACCCCGACAAAGTCCGGTGCGACCTCCGGTCGTAGTTCGCCCCCCACTCGCGTTATTTCCGCTGCTGACCTGGGAACCGGGGGCCGGGTGTCAACGAACATCGGGGCAGCGCAGCTGTCAGGGACTGAAGATACGCTTGCTGGGCGCGTTCAAGTGGTGCCGACGAAGTTTGCGCTGATCATCGGCAACTCTGAAAGCCGCATGGAGGAACACAAGTTATCTTTCGCCGGCGCAAATGCACTGCTGATCCGCGAAGCGCTCGTCCAGCACGCCGGTTATGACGAGGCGAACGTCGACATCGTCATGAACGCGACCGCCAATCAGATTCGCGTCAGCGCTGAAGCGCTTGCCGAGCGCATCGGCAACGACGGCACCGTGCTGATCTATTTCACCGGGGCCGGCTTCAATGTCGGAGGCAAGGATTACTATGCTGGCGTCGACGCCGAGTCTCCGCTGGCGACGAGCAACATGGTTGCCGTCAGCGATGTGTACGGAATGTTCTTGGCGAGGGGCGCGCGAATCTTCGCCTTCAGCGAAGCCAGCCGAAAGAAAGTCGACGGCAGGTTTTTCGGAATGGAGATTCCGATGGTGGGGGCAATTGCGCAAAGCCAAGCAACGATCGGTGGAGAAGAAGTCTTTGGAATCATCGAGGGCGGAAAGGAAATCGGCCTGTACAGCCGGGCGTTTGCCAGCATCCTTTTCGAGTTCCGATCCAACCAAGTGCCTATCACTGAATTCGCTTGGCAAGTATATAATAGTATTCGGAGTGGCGGTGTAGGAACGACGGGCGGAGGCAGCCAACAGACGCCAACGCTTCCGGTCCTCATAAATCTAGCGACTGACGCAAGATTTTAG